From a single Flavobacterium sp. genomic region:
- a CDS encoding alpha/beta hydrolase, with amino-acid sequence MKNLLFILITLSAFSQKTPEDFGYKHLSFDYKKLKVDVLIQSKKGEENIQKPLFFWCQGSMPQPIIKYDENRLYGTLPFDVNDFLSDYHLVIIGKPGIPVISDVKNLKNNYQYLVDNDSVPRAYSDHNYLDYYVERNDFIIKKLLKEKWVSKNKLVLAGHSEGSTIAAKLATKNKKVTHLIYSGGNPYGRILSMIEEEVFKLKNYDIIDYWREVVINKNNLNYNGGDTYRATYDFSIPSADNLKKLKIPVLVTFGTKDWNAPFVNLFQIESIKLNSTNFTFIPYFDVEHNFFPVNEKREPNYEIYNWENVGKDWKNWLNKN; translated from the coding sequence ATGAAAAATTTATTATTTATCTTAATTACCCTTTCCGCTTTTTCTCAAAAAACACCTGAAGATTTTGGCTATAAGCACTTATCCTTTGATTATAAAAAATTAAAAGTTGATGTTTTAATCCAATCAAAAAAAGGGGAAGAAAATATACAAAAACCATTATTTTTTTGGTGTCAAGGAAGTATGCCACAACCAATCATAAAATATGACGAAAATAGACTTTATGGAACTTTGCCATTTGATGTAAATGATTTTTTATCTGATTATCATTTAGTTATTATAGGAAAACCTGGGATTCCCGTGATTTCTGATGTTAAAAATTTAAAGAATAATTATCAATATTTAGTTGATAATGACAGTGTCCCAAGGGCATATTCCGATCACAACTACTTAGATTATTATGTTGAAAGAAATGATTTTATCATTAAAAAACTTTTAAAAGAAAAATGGGTTTCAAAAAATAAATTAGTTCTCGCAGGTCATTCAGAAGGAAGTACAATTGCGGCTAAACTAGCTACAAAAAACAAAAAGGTTACGCACTTAATTTATTCGGGTGGGAATCCATATGGTAGAATTCTTAGCATGATTGAAGAAGAAGTTTTCAAACTTAAAAATTACGATATTATTGATTATTGGCGAGAAGTTGTGATCAATAAAAACAACTTAAACTATAATGGTGGAGATACTTATAGAGCTACTTATGACTTTTCTATCCCCTCAGCAGATAATTTAAAGAAACTTAAAATACCAGTTCTAGTTACATTTGGAACAAAGGATTGGAACGCTCCCTTTGTTAATTTATTCCAAATTGAAAGTATTAAATTAAATAGTACTAATTTTACATTTATACCTTATTTCGATGTTGAGCATAATTTTTTTCCAGTAAATGAAAAAAGAGAACCAAACTATGAAATTTATAATTGGGAAAATGTTGGAAAAGACTGGAAAAATTGGTTAAATAAAAATTAA